From a region of the Sparus aurata unplaced genomic scaffold, fSpaAur1.1, whole genome shotgun sequence genome:
- the LOC115578235 gene encoding metaxin-1-like, translating to MAAPDELFCWEGDWGLPSVDTDCLVVLAYAQFAGAPLKLRKMSNPWRSPSGSLPALRTNQKATLSRPSDIIIHLRKQKFNADYDLSAKEGADSLAFISLMEEKLRPALIYAFWIEPKNYVDLTRRWYAEHMPFPLNFFLPGRMQRGQLEKLRLLRGDESLEAGEELEKELYRDAAECMNLLSQRLGSHKFFFGDSPSSLDAYVFGHLAPILKSKLPSGKLQQHLKSLDNLNNFCTNILLLYFPRDGRESSTQKTSSQPEGGDFDHVPNKRRKQFLSALVALGAMLSYALLTGIVSIQHAQQEALEAPPDLETIESHEEEEGDG from the exons ATGGCGGCGCCCGACGAGTTGTTTTGCTGGGAAGGAGACTGGGGCTTACCGTCCGTCGACACCGACTGTCTGGTGGTTCTG gcCTACGCTCAGTTTGCCGGTGCTCCTCTCAAACTCAGGAAGATGTCGAACCCGTGGAGGAGTCCCAGCG GATCACTTCCTGCTCTGAGGACCAATCAAAAAGCGACTCTGTCCAGGccctctgacatcatcatccATCTCAGAAAGCAG aaattCAACGCAGACTACGACCTGTCGGCCAAAGAAGGAGCTGACAGCCTGGCCTTCATCtctctgatggaggagaagctcCGGCCGGCTCTG ATCTACGCCTTCTGGATCGAGCCGAAGAACTACGTGGACCTGACTCGCCGCTGGTACGCAGAGCACATGCCGTTCCCTCTGAACTTCTTCCTGCCCGGACGGATGCAGCGAGGTCAGCTGGAAAAACTGCGACTGCTGCGAGGAGACGAGAGCCTGGAGGCcggggaggagctggagaaggag tTGTACCGCGATGCTGCAGAGTGCATGAACCTGCTGTCCCAACGACTCGGCTCGCACAAGTTCTTCTTCGGTGACTC GCCTTCGTCTCTGGACGCCTACGTGTTCGGTCACCTGGCGCCCATCCTCAAGTCCAAACTGCCCAGCGggaaactgcagcagcacctGAAGTCTCTGGACAACCTGAACAACTTCTGCACCAACATCCTGCTGCTGTACTTCCCCCGAGACGGCCGAG AGAGCTCCACTCAGAAGACGTCCTCTCAGCCTGAAGGCGGAGACTTTGATCACGTCCCCAACAAGCGGAGGAAGCAGTTCCTGTCGGCTCTCGTGGCTCTCGGCGCCATGCTGAGCTACGCCCTCCTGACCGGAATCGTGTCCATCCAACACGCCCAGCAAGAGGCGCTGGAGGCGCCGCCGGACCTGGAGACCATTGAATCccacgaggaggaggagggagacggctga